TCGCTGTTCCTCAACAACCACGACGAACCTCGGCAAGTCTCACGGTTCGGTGACGACGACGAGTACCGCCGTGAGTCCGCGAAGTTGCTCGCAACCTTACTCCACACACTGCGTGGCACGCCCTACATCTACCAAGGCGAGGAGTTGGGGATGACCAACTACCCCTTCGACTCCCTCGACGAGGTGCGGGACGTGGACACGATAAAGAACGTCCGCGCCGCCCAGAAGTCGGGGCGACTCGACGAATCAGACGTGATGGACCTCGTCCGCTACCGCACCCGCGACAACGCCCGAACACCGATGCAGTGGGACGACTCCGAACACGCCGGGTTCACCGACGACGAGCCGTGGATGCCGGTCAACTCGAACAACGACCACATCAACGCCGAAGACGCCCGCGACGACCCAGATTCGATTTGGCACTACTACCGCGACCTCATCTCGCTCAGGGAAGACCGCGACGTGGTCGTCTACGGTGACTACGACCTCCGACTCCCCGACCACGAGTCGCTGTGGGTCTACACGCGAACCCTCGAAGCCGAGGGCGAAGACGACACTCTCCTCGTCGCGCTCAACTTCGGTGGAGACGAGACGACGTTCGAACCTCCTGCTGACCTCGCTGGCGACTCCGCCGAGATACTCATCTCCAACTACGACGTCAACGTCGATGCCGTCGAATCCACCACACTCCAACCGTGGGAAGCCCGCGTCTACGACCTCGCCTGAACTCGAAAGAAGAGACGGCCAGCAATCGACACGTCCTCACCCTGTCTTCACGGACTCAACGAGTCCATTACGAATCGAGGGTTTTCGACACGCTCGCCATCGAGCAGTGCTTCCCTCACTGCGGGTGTCGGGCCTCGAACCGGTGTGATACGAAGGTTAGCAACGTTACCGAGGACCGCTCGGAGGCCACGGTCGATTTGCTCGCGCGCTTCGACCGGAACGGCGAGTGTGACATCCGTGAACTGGCAGTCGGTCGCTGGGCCGAGTTCGGCAATCACGTCGCTCTCGGCGGCCTGCAGTTCGACACGGAACCCCCACGGAGTGACGAGAAACGTCCGGCGGTCGTTTTCCGTCACCGTCCACTCGCGTTCTCTCGCCCGTTCGACGACGGTTGATACGTTTTCGACGACGACGCCGAAGTGGTCGAAGTCGAGTCTGGGAGCCGGTGTGAGCGTCACGTCTGCCATCCCGCCACGATTCGTCTGGAGCCTGCGTGAGAACTCGGGTGGGGCCGTCTCGTCGGGAGCGAATGACACCGATTCGCCGTCGAGCGAGCCAAACCGTCTCGACGGCACGATTCCGTGAGCGACGAGGACCGACGCCGCGTAGTCGACGTCGGGGACGTGGTAGTGGAGATGAAAGACGGAGGGTCGTTCCATGTATCAGGTGATTCCACACGCTGCTATCAACGTAGCGACACCCGCGTGTCCGAACACACCCCATTGTGTCGTCCCCTGCCGTAGTCGAAACGGTGAAACGGCTCATTCGCCAACGAATCAGTAGCGAATGCTCACGAAGCGCATCATCCCCTGTATCGACGTCGACCTCGACGAAGACGGGAACCCCGCCGTCTACACCGGTGTCAACTTCGAGGACCTGAAGTACACGGGCGACCCCGTCGAGATGGCCAAACTGTACAACGAGGCCGGCGCCGACGAGTTCGTCTTCCTCGACATCACTGCCTCGGCCGACGGCCGCGAGACGATGCTCGACACCGTCTCGAAGGTCGCCGACGAGGTGTTTATCCCGCTGACAGTCGGTGGCGGCATCCGAACCCGCGACGACATCAAAGAGACGCTCCGTGCCGGCGCGGACAAGGTCTCTATCAACACCGCAGCGCTCCAGAACCCGACACTCATCGAAGACGGCGCACGCTCGTTCGGGAGTCAGTGTATCGTCATTTCAGTCGACGCTCGCCGCCGCTACGACGAAGAAGGCGAGTACTACGCCGAAGTCGATGGCGAGTCCTGCTGGTT
The genomic region above belongs to Haloferax marinisediminis and contains:
- the hisF gene encoding imidazole glycerol phosphate synthase subunit HisF, translated to MLTKRIIPCIDVDLDEDGNPAVYTGVNFEDLKYTGDPVEMAKLYNEAGADEFVFLDITASADGRETMLDTVSKVADEVFIPLTVGGGIRTRDDIKETLRAGADKVSINTAALQNPTLIEDGARSFGSQCIVISVDARRRYDEEGEYYAEVDGESCWFECTVKGGREGTGVDVVEWSREAESRGAGELFINSIDTDGTKDGYDIPLTKAVCDNVSTPVIASSGCGGPEDMYEVFTEAGADAGLAASIFHFDEYSIRDVKEYLDEHGVPVRL